Within the Periplaneta americana isolate PAMFEO1 chromosome 6, P.americana_PAMFEO1_priV1, whole genome shotgun sequence genome, the region TTTCGGGATTCTCTCGTTTCTCCATGTTACAGCATTCACATAATTTCGATTTTCGGTAGGTCACTCAGAGGATGTTGATCTAGGGACGGGCGGAATTATGGCTGCTCAGCAGTCACTTGGTGTGGATTAATATACGGTTAACACAACGTATATTTTAAAAATCGTTTAGTTTGATAATCTTTCTATGAAAATGTGGAAAGACAGCCTTTCCGACGAGGAAACTGGCACTAAGTAAGTATTCCTAAAATGAGAATGGAAATACATTTTCCGCACTCACTTTTCGGACGCTTCCTAATAAATGCATCTACAGaagaacatattttgttataatCAACACTTCATGAAGAATATCGAATGAAACATTTCTGCAATGATTTGCAAGCTGCTATTCgtggttaatattaatattactgaacTTTTTTCCACTTACaccaaacaaaaaacaaaaaaaatgttcttttccTAACCTTGTTTGTTGACTTCTGAGGAAGTTTCAGGTGAAATCCTGTTCGTAACTTAAGCAAACGTCTGGTGGGATACACCGGAATTCGTTGATTTCATTTTCATTACGAAAATCCATTATTTTTTAtgcaaattattcaaattttaactacagAATTAATTTCGTACTTAACTaaactgttgtttacatcaacaatATACTATTGTTGCCACGAGATCACCGCCTTCTGGAAATGTACGAGTATCTTACAATACACGTTTCGAGTTAAAATTATGAAGACTGTCATTTTgacattatataattttttctctGATCTTTAATTCTACCACTTTCGTATAAAAAATAGCGTGTAACACACTTGCGAAAATAGCAATTGCAAAATTCTTATGATTGGAACACTCGCGAATTCATACTTATTTTACAATAGAACTCTTTTCgcacttcatattacaatattatattattatttaccacAACAAGAATATACTACCAGGCACATTGTGTCACATCTATCTACGTAGCTGTTACTAACaagcaacattttaaatttataaacaacTAGGCTATTTCACTTCTCAACTTGTGACATACGGTATCAATAGGCTCTCTGTGACACATTTTTACACGATTCAGTGGGCTAGTGTGTTAAAATATCCAGGCTTGTTTAATGCAAAGACATGTCAATGCGAAAATTTCCCTGatgaaataattgaaatgaaaaataaggtCTGACTCGTAACCTCTGTTTGTGCGGAgctttctttctctgtttataAAATTAGACtatattaatggacaaaagaTTGGAGAAGAGGAGAAGATTAACAGTGGATATATTACAAAGGAAATtatgaattgattttttttcaaatattttaatccGAATAAATGTTGTAATCCAATGGTTAATTGTTTTTATCGACTCTATTTAAAGTCGAGTATCTTGTTcctgaataaaaagaaaaacaaaattttgaagggcctgttacaatattttaaatgtgcattttattattttacaaacctAGGACGGCTAACATACTTTATGAGTGCCTTAAAATgcgagggtttttttttttatgaagtatCAAAACAGTGATCAGGAAGATTGACTTCGGAGTCAAGCCAAGAGTGGCGAAAGTGGCGCCACGAACTGCTGTTCGACCAGACGTCGTCATGGCAACGTGTTTGTTGATTCGATATGTGGTGGGGCTACAGTCCGGCGCTTGATCTCGTGGAGGAATATGAACGCCTGGGTGCAGGAACAGACGACGCCGCCGAGGAATTGGAGATTCTAATGGTGGGCGCCGGCGACGGACGTCACGTGCTGAAGACTCTGGCGCAGCGGTACCGCCACGCGCCACGAAGCGTGCGTCTGTGGGTGACGGAAGATCTGATGGACCAGGTGGCGCGCCAGATGCTGCTGCTCACGCTGGCTCTGGAGCCGACCGATGTGCTGGGGTTGCGCGACAAGGCGCGCTTCTTCCTCGAGCTGTATGGCAACACGATGCTGCGCCCGGGCACCGCCTCCTACCTGCGGCGCAAGGCAGACCAGCTGGTGCACATGGCCACGGACCTCGACTTTCAGGTGAGGAATCCACTACGATTCTCTGatttatttatagaaaaatcgtctATTTTAATACTTGATATTAGTATGAAATTTACGAAAAAGTGTAGGAAAGCGggcatgattatttatttacaaaatacttgagataaaaataaatatttgtataaagGCTACATATTTAATTGAGATCTATTTGTAGACATCGCAGTTTGAATGTCAGTTACAGATTACAGATTGTCagattatttcaaaatactgtaCGTATGTTATTCATCAATTGCCATTGGTTTTTACTCTGCTAATTTGTCGTCATTTCTAAGACGTGCCTCCTAACGCAATACGGACAAATGTACTGAACTTCGGGAAATAACTACACCCATTCCTTCGTCGTGTGGAGCGACTATGGGCTAATCAATCGTTGATATTCATGTAGCACCGCGGAGTAAGAAACTGAATAAGTCCTGCCGTGAACAATGTTATCGTTTGATAGACAGCATAAACAATAAAGTCAGCGAAATGTTTCATGGTtgggattgttgttgtttagtcaactgtcctaagacaagTATGAACTCCACAAGTGACattaacaaggcatcacttatgaggcaaatagtccaggagataatggggtaatgcATATATcttgactagatacatattatactagtcagCCTTCAGATGCGTACAAACCCTCTGATACGATATTATCGTCAGTTGAGATGTACTGTTTACTCTGGAGTTCTCAGGTTCAAATCTCGGACCACTATTACTCTTCTAAAGCTATAGAACcgaagtttattaattttttttttttgcatgtttaCATAGGTACATATTACCTGCACTGTCAAGAATGAATCCCTTTGTCTAGAAAAAATACTTTAGAACCAAAATGCCTTGAAaactttttacatttattttcaacataaatttaaaatattacttagcCCATTTATCTAGAAATCTGATTGTGGTCAAACTTATAGAGGTATATTTTAGCTATAAAACGAAAATAACTGAACATtgaaatgttgaaatttagttGAGGAACCTGTAGATTCTGAAAATGCGAGTAGCCgccattttcaataattaaattatgcacTTAAATTCATGTTAGGATATTGtgaatcattttaatattttgagaaGAGAATCTTTTGCGTAATTACGTAGCATTAGTCACGTGTATTGCTGGGAAGGacccgatagatagatagatagatagatagatagatagatagatagatagatagatagatagatagatagatagatagatagatagatagatagatagatagatagatagatagatagatagatagatagatagatagatagatagatagatagatagatagatagatagatagatagatagatagatagatagatagatagatagatagatagatagatagatagatagatagatagatagatagatagatagatagatagatagatagatagatagatagatagatagatagatagatagatagatagatagatagatagatagatagatagatagatagatagatagatagatagatagatagatagatagatagatagatagatagatagatagatagatagatagatagatagatagatagatagatagatagatagatagatagatagatagatagatagatagatagatagatagatagatagatagatagatagatagatagatagatagatagatagatagatagatagatagatagatagatagatagatagatagatagatagatagatagatagatagatagatagatagatagatagatagatagatagatagatagatagatagatagatagatagatagatagatagatagatagatagatagatagatagatagatagatagatagatagatagatagatagatagatagatagatagatagatagatagatagatagatagatagatagatagatagatagatagatagatagatagatagatagatagatagatagatagatagatagatagatagatagatagatagatagatagatagatagatagatagatagatagatagatagatagatagatagatagatagatagatagatagatagatagatagatagatagatagatagatagatagatagatagatagatagatagatagatagatagatagatagatagatagatagatagatagatagatagatagatagatagatagatagatagatagatagatagatagatagatagatagatagatagatagatagatagatagatagatagatagatagatagatagatagatagatagatagatagatagatagatagatagatagatagatagatagatagatagatagatagatagatagatagatagatagatagatagatagatagatagatagatagatagatagatagatagatagatagatagatagatagatagatagatagatagatagatagatagatagatagatagatagatagatagatagatagatagatagatagatagatagatagatagatagatagatagatagatagatagatagatagatagatagatagatagatagatagatagatagatagatagatagatagatagatagatagatagatagatagatagatagatagatagatagatagatagatagatagatagatagatagatagatagatagatagatagatagatatatagatagatagatatatagatagatagattagatagatagattagatagatagattagatagatagatagatagatagatagatagatagatagatagatagatagacagatagacagagagacagagagacagatagatagatagatagatagatagatagatagatagatagatagatagatagatagacagacagacagatagacagacagatagatagatagatagacagacagacagacagatagacagataggtagatagatagatagatagatatatagatagatagatagatagatagatagatagatagatagatagatagatagatagatagatagatagatagatagatagatagatagatagatagatagatagatagatagatagatagatagatagatagatagatagatagatagatagatagatagatagatagacagagatagatagatagatagatagatagatagatagatagatagatagatagatagatagatagatagatagatagatagatagatagatagatagatagatagatagatagatagatagatagatagatagatagatagatagatagatagatagatagatagatagatagatagatagatagatagatagatagatagatagatagatagatagacagacagagagacagatagacagacagatagatagatagatagacagacagacagacagacagacagacagatagatagatagatagacagacagacagacagacagacagacagacagacagatagatagatagatagatagatagatagatagatagatagatagatagatagatagatagatagatagatagatagatagatagatagatagatagacagacagagaaatagatagatagatagatagatagatagatagatagatagatagatagatagatagatagatagatagatagatagatagatagatagatagatagatagatagatagatagatagatagacagacagacagacagacagacagacagacagacagacagacagacagacagacagacagacagacagacagacagacagatagatagatagatagatagatagatagatagatagatagatagatagatagatagatagatagatagatagatagatagataaatagaatgacTTGTTTTACGTCACGAAGCACATTTCTGCAGGTGCAAAGGATGCCCCTGCTGCGCCTGGACCGTCTGCGGTACCGGGAGCGTGACCAGTTGGAGAACATCTTCAAGCTGTGGCGCAGTCCTCCGACCATCTTCCCCGTGCAGCAGTGCTGGGATCGACGCCTGCGCAGTCACCTGGGCACGCGCTACGACAGCCGCGTCGGCGTCTTCGACTGGGACTACCACATGCGTCTGGCGCCGCACGGCGGGCAGAGCGTCACGGCGCGCGAGTACAAGCGGTGGCGCGGCGGCGGCGTGGCCTTCACGTGGCTCGAGACCGAGCCCTGCGAGCCCAACCTCACCCTGGCCTCGGGGGCCGTCCAGGTGAGCCCCAAGCTGTCTTAACCCAgattttaaggacagttgcagtgccttcggatattatgtcattgttgatgttagggacattttataagttgtgcgataatgttggtagtagctttagaaaatatacgttccttgtttcagtttatttcaacatcatttaaccgatttttgagagtaactaatgtgctactgtatttttatcacaaaaaatttttgggcttatctgggttaatcgAAGCAGTTGAAATTGTCGTGTGCTGAAGGAAACATAACTGCCTTGTGAAATGTGCGTATCATTCGGTGCGGTAAACTCGGGAGCGGCAGCGAAAGCGAATGATTGTGAGTACGCAGCGGGATATGAATCCACTCTCACCGCAGCGACACAATCCCGCCTGTGTGGCTATTCGCAGTTCGCTGCAAGCAGCGTTTTCCCGCGTCCCGCTTTCATTTTGGCAATGGCGACTGAACAGTTAATAGAGTGTCCATGCTGTACGACATGACCAATGAAGATTGTAGGGATGTAAGGAAGAAAGATCAGTTGTGGAATGAAATACGGAAAGAACCGCAAGCACTGGTGTTTATCATTGCTTTAGAACTCTTTAGTTTTTTGCTTGTGTATACAGAAGATGAATCTCAAAACTGCGTCCGTATTTTGGTGGGTCCAACAGTATGTCAAATAGTAATAGgatcaggggcggttattcaggtgaagtagatGAAGTGCCATTTcacctatttatgtgtaaaacacaattttatctcgtattaataattaattctagttattaccggtaccgtatttctaaaataaaaaaagttttcttttcagtcgttatgaacagtgtttagttgtataaatacctgtaaccgtccgctgaatacaataatgtcaactgttacgagcgccgagcggtgactactggaacttacaatactgtagaggtgaaattatttgggttcccattctcatacagcacttggtttccatggtaatgtgacgtcacgcactaaagaaagattgtatgagtgaagtgcgtttctgagtctttcagttacgaagaattgtcagacttgtaggtggagtaaccagtttgcagatctaacggtactaataatacagaagggttttttttaacaatttattgatcgatcagcgcatttagcgctatacagatcatttctaaaaattataaatacaatatatgacactgaattgagggcagcctagattgggctcctcattgaacaaaaataattgttaataaataattatttacataggttggtgtgatgatacaTTTTGactataatatgaggtccattggaagtcggctcttgattctggtgggaaatgtggacttccttccgagagagtagtggatggcgcctggaacattttctaggttgttatagaacttcttagcttgtgaatgaataaactgttggaTTGTGTcgataccagtttctctgtgtagttga harbors:
- the Dnaaf3 gene encoding dynein axonemal assembly factor 3, giving the protein MWWGYSPALDLVEEYERLGAGTDDAAEELEILMVGAGDGRHVLKTLAQRYRHAPRSVRLWVTEDLMDQVARQMLLLTLALEPTDVLGLRDKARFFLELYGNTMLRPGTASYLRRKADQLVHMATDLDFQVQRMPLLRLDRLRYRERDQLENIFKLWRSPPTIFPVQQCWDRRLRSHLGTRYDSRVGVFDWDYHMRLAPHGGQSVTAREYKRWRGGGVAFTWLETEPCEPNLTLASGAVQVGQRVCHHGYLGDVVTGPFPAFGLGCEDASMLRRVSGHQGRSTTDIAERNVTRLMHELLHQTPYIPPSCEDVGWGEGVVITEVTEVNAALGGEVEASRGGKKETYSAVPVEGAQVVFLPGGARTYMARKFPRRFHALWLPQRLFGPDLLGAARPGALVAVETPLFHLNVRRDDVARAAAELDAAAKAAGCAPLLPLDPLQDSVAMFAAPQ